One Brassica oleracea var. oleracea cultivar TO1000 chromosome C7, BOL, whole genome shotgun sequence genomic window carries:
- the LOC106301652 gene encoding MATE efflux family protein DTX1 translates to MEEPFLIREEQLVPSTRTWHRGQLTVELKKVCRLAAPMATVTSAQYLLPVISVMVAGHNGELQLSGVALATSFTNVSGFSIMYGLAGALETLCGQAYGAKQYEKLGTYTYSAIASNIPICFLISTLWIYMDKLLVSLGQDPDISRVAGSYAFSLIPALFGQAIVIPLTRFLLTQGLVLPLLYCAVTTLLFHISVCWILVFKFGLGSNGAALSISVSFWFYAVILACYVRFSTSCEMTRTFVSDDFVSCVKQFFHYGVPSAAMLCLEWWLFELLILSSGLLPNPKLETSVLSICLTTETLHYVISNGVAAAVSTRVANNLGAGSPQVARVSILAGLCLWFIESVFFSTLLFTCRNIIGYAFSNSKEVVDYVADISPLLCLSFILDGFTAVLNGVARGSGWQHIGAWNNVVSYYLVGAPVGLYLAFSHGFNGKGLWCGVVVGSAVQATILAIVTTSMDWKKQAEKARKRIISRENGLA, encoded by the exons ATGGAAGAGCCATTTCTTATAAGAGAGGAACAGTTAGTCCCCAGTACAAGGACATGGCACAGAGGTCAGCTCACCGTGGAGCTGAAGAAAGTATGCCGCTTGGCCGCTCCTATGGCCACCGTGACCAGTGCTCAATACCTTTTACCTGTCATCTCAGTCATGGTGGCCGGCCACAATGGGGAGCTTCAGCTCTCCGGCGTCGCTCTTGCCACCTCTTTCACAAACGTCTCCGGTTTCAGCATTATG TATGGATTAGCGGGTGCTTTAGAAACTCTCTGTGGCCAAGCTTATGGAGCTAAACAATACGAGAAACTCGGAACCTACACATACTCTGCAATCGCCTCCAATATCCCAATCTGTTTCCTCATATCAACTCTTTGGATTTACATGGACAAGCTCTTGGTCTCTCTTGGACAAGACCCTGACATCTCAAGAGTCGCTGGCTCCTACGCCTTTTCGCTCATACCGGCTTTGTTCGGACAAGCCATTGTCATACCACTGACTCGGTTTCTTCTGACGCAAGGGTTGGTTCTTCCCCTTCTCTACTGTGCCGTAACCACCCTTTTGTTCCACATCTCCGTTTGCTGGATTTTGGTTTTCAAGTTTGGTCTGGGAAGCAATGGAGCTGCTTTGTCTATTAGTGTGTCTTTCTGGTTCTATGCTGTGATACTCGCATGCTATGTGAGATTCTCCACCTCTTGTGAGATGACACGCACCTTTGTATCCGATGATTTTGTGTCCTGTGTCAAACAGTTCTTCCATTACGGAGTTCCATCAGCAGCAATGTTGTG CCTAGAATGGTGGCTTTTTGAGCTACTCATACTCTCCTCAGGACTACTCCCAAACCCGAAACTTGAGACCTCTGTTCTTTCAATATG TCTTACAACAGAAACATTGCACTATGTAATTTCAAATGGAGTTGCCGCGGCTGTGAG CACACGCGTGGCAAACAATTTGGGAGCTGGGAGTCCTCAAGTTGCTAGGGTATCAATATTGGCAGGGCTTTGTCTCTGGTTTATAGAGTCAGTTTTTTTCAGTACGCTTCTCTTCACATGCCGGAACATCATAGGCTACGCATTCAGCAACAGCAAAGAAGTCGTGGACTATGTCGCGGATATATCTCCTTTGCTCTGTCTTTCCTTCATCCTGGATGGGTTCACTGCAGTGCTTAATGGTGTAGCTAGGGGAAGTGGGTGGCAACACATTGGAGCTTGGAACAATGTGGTGTCTTATTATCTGGTAGGAGCTCCGGTTGGACTTTACTTAGCTTTCAGTCATGGGTTTAATGGAAAAGGATTGTGGTGCGGTGTTGTGGTTGGATCCGCTGTTCAAGCAACTATTCTGGCTATCGTCACAACTTCCATGGATTGGAAAAAACAG GCTGAGAAGGCAAGGAAGAGAATAATCTCTAGGGAAAATGGATTAGCTTAA